Proteins co-encoded in one Arachis hypogaea cultivar Tifrunner chromosome 13, arahy.Tifrunner.gnm2.J5K5, whole genome shotgun sequence genomic window:
- the LOC112737655 gene encoding pentatricopeptide repeat-containing protein At2g20710, mitochondrial, translated as MREMLSKDMYDSVSLNTRLNAYAVVKDLDGLESLLLRMEADPKATIDWITYSIAAKAYIQAGQHEKAYAMLRKSEDLIEPKRRRAAYGSLLTMYGSMGKKEDVYRIWDMCKRLNRPCNANYISMLTALARLNDVDGAERIFEEWESGNTCFDIRIPNVMMSAYCKNGLVEKAEAFIDRLSKSRNELGGSIWDRLAHGYYRNNDMDNAIQTMKKAILGGQPGSTWKPYRFTLATCIDYLKDKGDLEGASEILRLCLERGYFSTAIHDRLSSYVHGKTPETKAINLMEEYYHPNNELFPDGEKQHEIQLHE; from the coding sequence ATGAGAGAAATGTTATCCAAGGACATGTACGACTCTGTGTCGCTTAATACTCGGCTGAATGCGTATGCAGTCGTTAAAGACTTAGATGGGCTGGAGAGCTTACTATTGCGGATGGAAGCTGATCCTAAGGCAACTATTGACTGGATAACATACTCTATTGCAGCAAAGGCTTATATTCAGGCTggccaacatgagaaagcatatGCAATGCTGAGGAAATCAGAGGACCTGATTGAACCCAAGAGGAGGAGGGCTGCCTATGGATCTCTTCTAACTATGTACGGCTCCATGGGGAAAAAGGAAGATGTTTATCGTATTTGGGATATGTGCAAAAGGTTAAACAGACCCTGCAACGCGAATTACATCTCTATGCTGACCGCATTAGCTAGGCTTAATGATGTTGATGGAGCTGAGAGGATTTTCGAGGAATGGGAGTCTGGAAATACATGCTTCGACATCAGGATCCCGAATGTGATGATGAGTGCATATTGTAAGAATGGTCTGGTGGAAAAAGCTGAAGCATTCATTGATAGGCTTTCAAAGAGTCGCAATGAATTAGGCGGTAGTATATGGGATCGATTGGCACATGGCTATTACAGGAACAATGATATGGATAATGCTATTCAAACAATGAAGAAAGCGATTTTGGGAGGTCAACCTGGATCAACATGGAAGCCGTATCGATTTACTTTGGCTACATGTATTGATTACCTTAAGGACAAGGGAGATTTGGAGGGGGCATCAGAAATTCTTAGGCTATGTCTTGAACGAGGTTATTTTTCTACTGCAATACATGATAGATTATCAAGCTATGTGCATGGAAAAACACCAGAAACAAAGGCGATAAATCTGATGGAAGAATATTATCATCCAAATAATGAACTTTTTCCAGATGGAGAGAAGCAACATGAAATTCAACTCCATGAATAG